Proteins encoded within one genomic window of Aquarana catesbeiana isolate 2022-GZ linkage group LG03, ASM4218655v1, whole genome shotgun sequence:
- the LOC141134213 gene encoding olfactory receptor 5P55-like yields the protein MDQRNVTRIATIHLLGFQIPQSITFLVFFLFLMMYCVTICGNFLIITLVSYSKSLHSPMYFFLSQLSIYDILLSTDILPNMISTVLVKKTVMSFSECLTQFYFLVMTESSECLLLTVMSWDRYLAICKPLHYSLKMNYQVCWILVILCWISGFFSVFIYTLTMKKLQICGPNIIDHFFCDFVPIMQLSCSDTTTAHLELTVLGVFFVILPFFTIFVSYSYIIVTILKIPSITGRQKVFSTCSSHLTVVSIYYVTLFCVYLAPWREETQTLNKLLSLLYTVVTPMINPIIYSLRNKDLKKAVRKLINNFLRINFNKD from the coding sequence ATGGATCAGAGAAATGTGACCAGAATTGCCACAATCCACCTCTTAGGATTTCAGATTCCTCAAAGTATTACATTcttggtgttttttctttttcttatgatgtattgtgtgacaatatgtggaaactTCCTGATCATCACTCTGGTGTCCTACAGCAAATCCCTCCATTCTCCTAtgtacttcttcctctcccagctGTCTATATATGATATCTTACTGTCAACTGATATTCTTCCTAATATGATTAGCACTGTTTTGGTAAAAAAGACTGTCATGTCATTTTCTGAATGTCTTACCCAGTTTTATTTCCTTGTTATGACAGAATCTTCAGAGTGTCTTCTCCTGACAGTGATGAGTTGGGATAGATATTTGGCCATCTGTAAACCATTGCATTATTCATTGAAAATGAACTACCAGGTTTGCTGGATACTGGTTATCCTATGCTGGATTTCAGGATTTTTTTCAGTATTCATTTACACTTTAACCATGAAAAAGTTACAAATTTGTGGTCCCAATATTATTGATCACTTTTTCTGTGACTTTGTTCCAATCATGCAACTCTCCTGCTCTGACACCACTACGGCCCATTTGGAATTGACAGTTTTGGGTGTTTTTTTCGTCATTCTCCCATTCTTTACCATCTTTGTATCATATTCTTATATTATAGTCACCATTTTGAAAATCCCATCTATTACTGGCAGACAGAAAGTTTTCTCAACATGCAGCTCCCACCTGACTGTTGTATCCATCTATTATGTTACCCTGTTTTGTGTATACTTGGCACCTTGGAGAGAAGAGACACAGACCCTAAATAAGCTCTTATCATTACTGTATACTGTTGTTACCCCAATGATAAATCCAATTATATACAGCCTGAGGAACAAAGATCTGAAAAAAgctgttagaaaattaataaataactTTTTGAGGATTAATTTCAATAAAGATTAA